In Euphorbia lathyris chromosome 9, ddEupLath1.1, whole genome shotgun sequence, the following are encoded in one genomic region:
- the LOC136205825 gene encoding uncharacterized protein isoform X1, with amino-acid sequence MTSIVSTHHRNWSLGFHHPHHQQQHRLLFRGRFNDKVSRFGDSSAPFLLFRGYRLLPRKFSPVLSAKVNDPDESESESQDEDEDENEATDKNSSNDPAGGVNSEILRRNLERIVGVDDSSFSGIDLATLIRNKYGRSYDVQLIKKEFMGRNLLALNVMWKYREQRSFPLTEEEYLLRLDDVANTLKCWGAVSHIRNSLAKSKERPRIGKLQAVSIFIDMDETGGRANEWIYK; translated from the exons ATGACGAGCATTGTATCAACTCACCATCGTAATTGGTCTCTTGGATTTCACCATCCTCATCATCAGCAGCAGCATCGCCTTCTTTTCAGAGGAAGATTTAATGATAAGGTGTCACGTTTTGGGGATTCTTCTGCTCCGTTTTTGCTTTTTCGAGGTTATCGCCTCCTTCCGAGGAAATTTAGCCCTGTTTTGTCTGCTAAAGTAAATGATCCTGATGAATCTGAATCTGAATCtcaagatgaagatgaagatgaaaatgAAGCTACTGATAAGAATTCTTCCAACGATCCAGCTGGAGGG GTTAATAGTGAAATTCTCAGAAGGAATCTAGAAAGAATTGTTGGTGTAGATGATTCCAGCTTTAGTGGAATTGACCTTGCAACTCTTATTAGAAATAAATATGGAAGATCTTATGATGTTCAACTAATAAAGAAG GAGTTCATGGGTAGAAATCTGCTTGCTTTAAATGTCATGTGGAAGTACAGGGAGCAG AGATCTTTCCCATTAACTGAAGAAGAGTATCTATTAAGGCTCGATGATGTGGCGAACACATTGAAATGTTGGGGAGCTGTCTCACACATTCGAAATAGCTTAGCCAAGTCGAAAGAACGGCCCCGGATAGGAAAG TTGCAGGCAGTGAGCATATTTATAGACATGGACGAGACAGGAGGGCGAGCAAATGAATGGATATACAAGTAA
- the LOC136205825 gene encoding uncharacterized protein isoform X2, which produces MTSIVSTHHRNWSLGFHHPHHQQQHRLLFRGRFNDKVSRFGDSSAPFLLFRGYRLLPRKFSPVLSAKVNDPDESESESQDEDEDENEATDKNSSNDPAGGVNSEILRRNLERIVGVDDSSFSGIDLATLIRNKYGRSYDVQLIKKEFMGRNLLALNVMWKYREQRSFPLTEEEYLLRLDDVANTLKCWGAVSHIRNSLAKSKERPRIGKAVSIFIDMDETGGRANEWIYK; this is translated from the exons ATGACGAGCATTGTATCAACTCACCATCGTAATTGGTCTCTTGGATTTCACCATCCTCATCATCAGCAGCAGCATCGCCTTCTTTTCAGAGGAAGATTTAATGATAAGGTGTCACGTTTTGGGGATTCTTCTGCTCCGTTTTTGCTTTTTCGAGGTTATCGCCTCCTTCCGAGGAAATTTAGCCCTGTTTTGTCTGCTAAAGTAAATGATCCTGATGAATCTGAATCTGAATCtcaagatgaagatgaagatgaaaatgAAGCTACTGATAAGAATTCTTCCAACGATCCAGCTGGAGGG GTTAATAGTGAAATTCTCAGAAGGAATCTAGAAAGAATTGTTGGTGTAGATGATTCCAGCTTTAGTGGAATTGACCTTGCAACTCTTATTAGAAATAAATATGGAAGATCTTATGATGTTCAACTAATAAAGAAG GAGTTCATGGGTAGAAATCTGCTTGCTTTAAATGTCATGTGGAAGTACAGGGAGCAG AGATCTTTCCCATTAACTGAAGAAGAGTATCTATTAAGGCTCGATGATGTGGCGAACACATTGAAATGTTGGGGAGCTGTCTCACACATTCGAAATAGCTTAGCCAAGTCGAAAGAACGGCCCCGGATAGGAAAG GCAGTGAGCATATTTATAGACATGGACGAGACAGGAGGGCGAGCAAATGAATGGATATACAAGTAA